A region from the Sphingomonas brevis genome encodes:
- the fumC gene encoding class II fumarate hydratase, whose product MVSHTRTETDSFGPIEVPGDSYWGAQTERSIANFPFGERERMPAEIIHALGFVKQAAARANARLGGLDAEIAEAIQQAAGEVARGDLDGQFPLVIWQTGSGTQSNMNANEVIAGRANEALTGTRGGKEPVHPNDHVNKGQSSNDSFPTAMHVAAGIAVSRKLLPALALIHAKLADQAKRWDSIVKIGRTHLQDATPLTLGQEFSGYAAMIADNIDRVEGVLPRVMRLAQGGTAVGTGLNAPKGFAESFAKEIANLTQLPFTSAPNKFAELAAHDTLVELSGVLNTIAVSLSKIANDIRLLGSGPRCGLGELKLPENEPGSSIMPGKVNPTQCEMLTMVAAQVMGNHVAVTVGGLQGHMELNVFKPLIGANVIRSINLLTTGMESFTERTLNGLEPDETRIAELMNRSLMLVTALAPEIGYDNAAAIAKHAHKKGQTLKEAGLELGLVDEATFDRVVKPEKMLGR is encoded by the coding sequence ATGGTTAGCCATACTCGTACCGAAACTGACAGCTTCGGACCGATTGAAGTGCCGGGCGACAGCTATTGGGGCGCCCAGACCGAGCGCTCGATCGCCAATTTCCCGTTCGGCGAGCGTGAACGGATGCCGGCCGAGATCATCCACGCGCTCGGCTTTGTGAAGCAGGCCGCGGCCCGGGCGAACGCCCGGCTTGGCGGACTCGACGCGGAAATTGCCGAAGCGATCCAGCAGGCCGCGGGCGAAGTGGCGAGGGGCGACCTCGACGGGCAATTCCCGCTGGTAATCTGGCAGACTGGTTCGGGCACGCAGTCGAACATGAACGCCAACGAGGTGATCGCCGGTCGGGCAAATGAAGCTCTGACCGGAACGCGCGGCGGCAAGGAGCCGGTTCACCCGAACGACCATGTCAACAAGGGCCAATCCTCGAACGACAGCTTCCCGACCGCGATGCACGTTGCCGCCGGAATTGCCGTCAGTCGAAAGCTTTTGCCGGCGCTCGCCTTGATCCACGCCAAGCTTGCCGACCAGGCGAAGCGCTGGGATTCGATCGTCAAGATCGGCCGGACCCATCTCCAGGACGCGACCCCGCTGACCCTTGGGCAGGAATTCTCGGGCTATGCGGCGATGATCGCCGACAATATCGACCGGGTCGAGGGCGTCCTGCCGCGCGTCATGCGCCTGGCTCAGGGCGGTACGGCGGTCGGGACCGGCCTCAATGCCCCCAAGGGCTTCGCCGAATCCTTCGCCAAGGAAATCGCCAACCTCACGCAACTGCCGTTTACCTCGGCACCCAACAAGTTCGCGGAGCTTGCCGCTCACGATACGCTGGTCGAGCTGTCCGGCGTGCTCAATACGATCGCCGTCAGCCTGTCGAAGATTGCCAACGACATCCGGCTACTCGGCTCCGGCCCGCGCTGCGGCCTCGGCGAGCTGAAGCTGCCAGAAAATGAGCCGGGCAGTTCGATCATGCCGGGCAAGGTCAACCCGACCCAGTGCGAGATGCTGACCATGGTCGCTGCCCAGGTGATGGGCAACCATGTCGCAGTCACCGTTGGCGGACTTCAGGGCCATATGGAACTGAACGTGTTCAAGCCGCTGATCGGCGCCAACGTGATCCGCTCGATCAACCTGCTGACGACCGGCATGGAAAGCTTCACCGAGCGAACGCTCAACGGGCTGGAGCCGGACGAGACCCGCATTGCCGAGCTGATGAACCGCTCGCTGATGCTGGTCACCGCCCTCGCCCCTGAAATCGGTTACGACAATGCCGCGGCGAT
- a CDS encoding SspB family protein, which translates to MSDDAPESLIPYDEIVQEALRDVVGRVLREVEQTGGLPGGHHFYITFKTRMAGVSIPKHLAERFPDEMTIVIQHRFWDLKVEDQLFSVGLSFGGVPSTLVVPFAAVTDFVDPAVDFSLKFQANGAVDSPEQHDEAENDVPVAEPAEDGSNVVNVDFTRKK; encoded by the coding sequence ATGAGTGATGATGCACCTGAGTCCCTGATCCCCTACGATGAGATCGTCCAGGAAGCCCTGCGCGATGTGGTCGGCCGGGTGCTGCGTGAAGTCGAGCAGACCGGCGGGCTGCCCGGGGGGCACCATTTCTACATTACCTTCAAGACCCGCATGGCTGGGGTTTCCATCCCCAAGCATCTGGCCGAGCGCTTTCCGGACGAGATGACCATCGTCATCCAGCACCGCTTCTGGGACCTCAAGGTCGAAGACCAGCTGTTTTCGGTGGGCCTGAGCTTCGGCGGGGTGCCCTCGACCCTGGTCGTGCCGTTCGCGGCGGTGACCGATTTCGTCGACCCGGCTGTCGATTTCAGCCTCAAGTTCCAGGCCAATGGCGCAGTCGATTCGCCCGAGCAACATGACGAAGCCGAGAATGACGTCCCGGTCGCGGAGCCGGCCGAAGACGGCTCCAACGTCGTCAACGTCGATTTCACGCGTAAGAAGTGA
- a CDS encoding LytTR family DNA-binding domain-containing protein: MASRAPRLNLTPYFFEPLRRGPLLAAGIAVWLLGAAYCHGYQALMTGESVGPWSGSLTWSAVAVVPWFALFEWSKQPHGADTVRRPALLAGLVLAIAAASIALEYLVDFCLGDVTDHLGLLMMRRLPAIGVTILLIVLTRKAMLRRPPAAATIGLKGLAPSIDWIEAADNYVEAHVGSRTILFRMTMAGAERDLAGLGFVRIHRRFLINRGRVDRMLGSNGDRRILIAGKELPVGSRYAAGLRP, encoded by the coding sequence ATGGCCAGCCGCGCCCCTCGCCTCAATCTCACCCCCTATTTTTTCGAGCCGCTTCGCCGCGGTCCGCTGCTGGCCGCCGGCATTGCGGTTTGGCTGCTCGGGGCCGCCTACTGTCATGGCTACCAGGCGCTGATGACAGGCGAGAGCGTCGGCCCCTGGTCGGGCAGCCTGACCTGGTCGGCGGTCGCCGTCGTCCCCTGGTTCGCGCTGTTCGAATGGTCGAAGCAGCCCCACGGCGCGGATACGGTCCGCCGCCCGGCGCTCCTGGCCGGCCTTGTCCTCGCCATTGCGGCCGCATCCATCGCGCTGGAATATCTGGTCGACTTCTGCCTGGGCGATGTGACCGATCATTTGGGCCTGCTGATGATGCGGCGCCTTCCGGCGATCGGCGTGACGATCTTGCTGATCGTGCTTACTCGCAAGGCAATGCTCCGCCGCCCGCCGGCCGCGGCGACAATCGGGCTGAAGGGGCTCGCCCCGTCGATCGACTGGATTGAAGCTGCCGACAATTATGTCGAAGCTCATGTCGGCTCCCGCACCATCCTGTTCAGGATGACCATGGCCGGGGCCGAACGGGACCTGGCCGGGCTCGGGTTCGTTCGAATCCATCGGCGGTTCCTGATCAACCGCGGCCGGGTCGACCGGATGCTCGGTTCCAACGGCGACCGGCGCATATTGATTGCCGGCAAGGAACTGCCCGTCGGCAGCCGCTACGCCGCCGGGCTTCGCCCCTGA
- a CDS encoding histidine triad nucleotide-binding protein — MPIDAKQPYDEQNIFARILRGEIPNKTVMETDHSLAFHDINPLAPIHVLVIPKGPYVSWDDFTAKASDTEIADFVRTVGEVARATGADTQGYRLLSNSGKRSGQEVPHLHVHVFGGEPLGPMLAR; from the coding sequence ATGCCCATCGATGCCAAGCAGCCCTATGACGAGCAAAACATCTTCGCCCGGATCCTAAGGGGCGAGATTCCGAACAAGACGGTGATGGAGACCGATCACAGTCTCGCCTTTCACGATATCAACCCGCTGGCCCCAATCCATGTGCTGGTGATTCCAAAGGGGCCTTACGTCAGCTGGGACGATTTCACCGCCAAGGCCTCGGACACGGAAATTGCCGATTTCGTCCGTACCGTCGGCGAGGTGGCGCGAGCCACGGGGGCCGACACGCAGGGCTATCGGCTGCTTTCCAACAGCGGCAAGCGCAGCGGCCAGGAAGTGCCGCACCTTCACGTGCACGTGTTCGGCGGCGAGCCGCTGGGCCCGATGTTGGCACGTTAA
- a CDS encoding amino acid permease, with product MATAAPRGILGRMMLRKSVAQIQEETRTSELKRSLGPWNLVFLGIGCIIGAGIFVRTGNAAALHAGPAVLIGYAIAGVICAFAGLCYAELASTLPVSGSAYTYSYATLGEFIAWIMGALLLLEYGLAASVVAVGWSGYMVSLLGDIGINIPVALTGPTGHHLQKDGVDVLVNGAPVAFIFNLPAFLVCAALALLLVIGVSESAKFNNVIVAIKVTVLIAFILVGGFIILQNLPAYTPNWEPFIPPPTGVDGEFGWSGIIRSASIVFFAYIGFEAVSTAGQEAKNPGKDMPFGIIGSLVACTVIYILVSIVLTLVVNYKSLNVPDPVAVAVDAFGPQWGWFAKTIKVGAIIGLTSVILVLMYGQTRIFYTMARDGLLPKVFSTVHPKFRTPWINTLLVGLIVAFAAGFFDINSLGDMTSVGTLAAFAVVCLSVIWLRRTHPEIPRGYRVPLYPVVPALGILSCLWLITSVPDYVLLIFGGYTGVMIVLYFVYGMHNSKLARGEGAVAAVDAPYYPEDAPRDESGKPVIRP from the coding sequence ATGGCAACTGCAGCACCGAGGGGGATTCTCGGGCGGATGATGCTGCGCAAGAGCGTAGCCCAGATTCAAGAGGAAACTCGGACTAGCGAGCTGAAACGATCGCTTGGTCCATGGAATTTGGTCTTCCTGGGCATTGGCTGCATCATTGGCGCCGGCATCTTCGTTCGAACGGGCAATGCGGCCGCGTTGCACGCCGGTCCGGCGGTGCTCATCGGCTATGCCATCGCAGGCGTCATTTGCGCCTTTGCGGGCCTGTGTTACGCGGAACTGGCATCCACCCTACCGGTGTCCGGCTCCGCCTATACCTACAGCTATGCAACCCTCGGCGAGTTCATCGCATGGATCATGGGAGCGTTGCTGCTGCTCGAATATGGGCTTGCCGCCTCGGTCGTGGCGGTCGGCTGGTCCGGCTATATGGTCAGCCTGTTGGGCGACATTGGGATAAACATCCCGGTGGCCCTGACCGGTCCAACCGGGCACCACTTGCAAAAGGACGGCGTCGACGTGCTCGTCAACGGCGCGCCCGTCGCCTTCATATTTAACTTGCCCGCTTTCCTCGTCTGCGCCGCGCTTGCCCTTTTGCTGGTGATCGGCGTTTCGGAATCGGCCAAATTCAATAACGTCATCGTGGCCATTAAGGTGACCGTGCTGATCGCCTTCATCCTGGTGGGCGGGTTCATCATTCTGCAGAATCTGCCGGCCTACACGCCGAATTGGGAACCGTTCATCCCGCCGCCGACCGGCGTGGACGGCGAGTTTGGCTGGAGCGGCATCATCCGCTCGGCGTCGATTGTGTTCTTCGCCTACATCGGCTTCGAGGCGGTCTCGACTGCCGGACAGGAAGCCAAAAACCCGGGCAAGGACATGCCGTTCGGCATCATCGGGTCGCTGGTGGCCTGCACGGTCATTTACATCCTGGTGTCGATCGTCCTGACCCTTGTAGTCAACTACAAGTCGCTGAACGTTCCCGATCCGGTGGCCGTCGCGGTCGATGCTTTCGGTCCGCAATGGGGCTGGTTCGCCAAGACCATCAAGGTCGGCGCGATCATCGGCCTGACTTCGGTTATCCTGGTGCTGATGTATGGCCAGACCCGTATCTTCTACACCATGGCCCGCGATGGCCTGCTGCCGAAGGTCTTTTCGACCGTACACCCCAAATTCCGTACGCCATGGATCAACACCCTGCTGGTCGGACTGATCGTGGCCTTTGCCGCGGGCTTTTTCGACATCAACAGCCTGGGCGACATGACCTCGGTCGGCACGCTCGCGGCTTTCGCGGTCGTCTGCCTCTCGGTCATCTGGTTGCGACGGACGCACCCTGAGATTCCGCGCGGCTATCGCGTGCCGCTCTACCCGGTCGTGCCGGCACTCGGAATCTTGTCCTGTCTCTGGCTGATCACCAGTGTCCCCGATTATGTGCTGCTCATTTTTGGCGGTTACACCGGCGTCATGATCGTGCTGTACTTCGTCTACGGCATGCACAATTCGAAGCTGGCCAGGGGCGAAGGGGCGGTCGCGGCTGTCGACGCGCCATATTACCCAGAGGATGCCCCTCGGGATGAAAGCGGCAAGCCGGTTATCCGGCCCTAG
- a CDS encoding adenosine kinase: protein MTKPRFDVLCIGNAIVDVIADTTDGFLSHQGLHKGSMRLIDEAEAVRLYDAMGPGREISGGSAGNTAAGLAALGLQAAFIGQVANDQLGEIYRHDIEAQGIGFLVEPRGDVGATARSLILVTPDAQRTMNTFLGAAQLLARESVDLAAVADSGIVYLEGYLWDPAEPRAAMEAAIEAAHAAGRKVAFTLSDTFCVDRHRDSFWQLLRDGKVDILFANEAEATSMAMVNDIEEAIPALSAYVQTLVVTRSEDGATAIRGGERADVPAEPIARLVDTTGAGDLFAAGFLAGEARSLGLKASLRLGAIAAAEVIQHYGARPEQDLKALTEGVLA from the coding sequence ATGACCAAGCCTCGTTTCGACGTGCTGTGCATCGGCAACGCAATCGTCGATGTCATCGCCGACACCACCGACGGCTTCCTCTCCCACCAGGGGCTGCACAAGGGATCGATGCGCCTGATCGACGAAGCCGAGGCCGTTCGACTCTATGACGCGATGGGACCTGGGCGGGAGATTAGCGGCGGTTCCGCCGGCAACACCGCCGCCGGCCTGGCCGCACTAGGTTTGCAAGCCGCCTTCATCGGCCAGGTCGCCAACGACCAGCTGGGCGAAATCTACCGTCACGACATCGAAGCACAGGGAATCGGCTTCCTGGTCGAACCGCGCGGCGACGTTGGGGCGACCGCGCGCTCGCTGATCCTGGTCACTCCCGACGCCCAGCGGACGATGAACACCTTCCTTGGCGCGGCTCAGTTGCTCGCGAGAGAGTCGGTCGACCTGGCGGCCGTAGCGGACAGCGGCATCGTCTACCTTGAAGGTTATTTGTGGGATCCGGCCGAGCCGCGCGCGGCGATGGAAGCGGCGATCGAGGCGGCCCATGCCGCCGGCCGCAAGGTCGCCTTCACCCTTAGCGACACCTTCTGCGTCGATCGCCACCGCGACAGCTTCTGGCAGCTGCTGCGTGACGGCAAGGTCGACATCCTCTTCGCCAATGAGGCCGAGGCAACTTCAATGGCCATGGTCAATGACATCGAGGAGGCGATTCCGGCGCTGTCGGCCTACGTCCAGACCTTGGTCGTTACCCGATCGGAGGATGGCGCGACCGCGATTCGTGGCGGTGAGCGGGCCGACGTTCCGGCGGAGCCGATCGCACGGCTGGTCGACACCACCGGTGCCGGCGACCTGTTCGCGGCCGGCTTCCTTGCCGGAGAGGCGCGGAGTCTCGGACTGAAGGCGTCTCTCCGTCTCGGTGCAATCGCCGCCGCCGAGGTGATCCAGCATTATGGAGCGCGGCCGGAGCAGGACCTGAAGGCGCTGACCGAGGGCGTGCTGGCCTAA